The window CCCGACCGCGATCATCACGGGCATGGCGAGGTCGCGGTATTCGGAGCGGACCGGCTGCCGGTAGATCATCTGGTAGCTTTCTGCCGCCGCCCTGGCCCAGCGGTCGTAGTCGCCGGACTCCGCGATCCGCATGCGCTGATCGACGAAGGCTTCCTGCTTCGCCGCGGGGTAGCCGACGAAGTAATGGGCGATGAAGGCGCGGTACGACGCCGGCGTCTGCTTCAGCTCCGCGGCGGTCAGCGTCTCCGTCGTCTGCGGCGGGATGTTCACGCGGTAGTCCTCGAGCCCGATCGGGTCCTCCAGCACGAGCCTGCGGACCCGGTCCGGGTGGGTGAGGGCGAAGCGCACCGCCAGCATGCCGCCGGTGGAATGGCCGACGAGGTCGACCTGGCCGGTCACGCCGAGGTGGTCGAGCAGCGCCAGCGTGTTGGCCGTGAGGGCATCGAACGAGTAATCGAGGTCCGGCTTGGACGATTTGTTGAAGCCGATCTGGTCCGGCACGACCACGCGATAGCCGCGCCCGGCGAGGTCCGAGATCACGTCCGCCCAATAGTCGCTGGAGAAGTTCTTGCCGTGGAGCAGCACGGCGGTGCGGCCGTTCGGCGCCACCGTCGGGGCGGGGTGCACGTCCATGTAGGCCATGCGCAGCGCCTGCCCGTCCTCGACGAGGGGGAACAGGTGCACCGGATAGGGATAGGGCCATCCCTCGATGCCGATGCCGAGCGGGGCGGCGTCCTCCGCCCGCGCGCCCGACGCGGCGGCCGCGATCAGCACCAGCGCCGCCATCATGGATCTCGTCTTCGGCATCGCCACCATCTCGTTGAACCGACGCTCCGGCGTCGGCGAGATGCATGCAGATGATCGAGGGCCGTGGCCCCATCAAGGCCGATGGCGATGCCTGCGGGCGACGGGGCGGCGGAGATGGCGGTCGGGCAGTCCGAACACCCCGCGGACGCCGCCCACCACGCCGCCGACAGCCCCACCGACGACGCCTCCCACGACGCCGCCGATCGGCCCGGCCGCGCGTTCGCCCGTCGCCGCGCCGGACCGGGCTCCCCCGACGATCCCCTGCGCCTCGGCGGTGCACGGGACTGCGAGCGAGGCCAGGATGACGGCCGAGAGGGCGAGACGCATCATGGGGTGGATCCTGCGGGAAGGCCCGCGGCACGCGCGAGCCTGCGGCAACGCCGCCCGTCCCCGCAGGGTTCGCCGATCGGTCGCGGACCGGGCCTCGCCGGCCGGGACGGAGGCGACCGAGGATCGCGCTTCCACGTCCCACGCTCCGATCCCGCGGCCGACCCGGCGGCGAGAGACGGCCGCGGCGCAGATCGCTCTGAGGGAAAAGGGCCGCGGCCGTCCGAGCCGGGGTGAGCCGGCCCGCCGAGACCATAGCGGGGAAGCGGCGAGATGGAAGCGCGGAAGCTCTGCCCGGCCCCGATGGCTGCCACCCGACGGCTCGGCGCGCCGACGCCGGGGTCAGCCGGAGTGGACGGGTCCGAACCTGTCGTAGACGGAGATCGGAAGCCGGCGGGCCGGGCCGGGCGGGAGCCAGCGCCCGAGCACCGGCCTCCGCAGGTCGCGACAGATCACGACGATCAGCGCGGCGCAGACCGGGAGCAGGACCGCCGCGGCGAGGAGCGTCGGATGGGAGACCGCAACCTGACCGAGGCCGTGCAGGGCCCGGCCGACCGGCAGATCGAGGCGGGGCAGGAGATGGCGACACATCGTGCGTTCAGCCGTCTTAAGAATATTTTTACCCTACGCATCGCGCTCGAATGTGCAAGGGCCGAGCCTCGCATGGCATGCAATTTTCGCGGGCGCGACGGTGCGGCCTCCAGCAGATCACGTCGGCCTTGTCCGGCCCTGGTC is drawn from Lichenibacterium dinghuense and contains these coding sequences:
- a CDS encoding alpha/beta fold hydrolase — translated: MPKTRSMMAALVLIAAAASGARAEDAAPLGIGIEGWPYPYPVHLFPLVEDGQALRMAYMDVHPAPTVAPNGRTAVLLHGKNFSSDYWADVISDLAGRGYRVVVPDQIGFNKSSKPDLDYSFDALTANTLALLDHLGVTGQVDLVGHSTGGMLAVRFALTHPDRVRRLVLEDPIGLEDYRVNIPPQTTETLTAAELKQTPASYRAFIAHYFVGYPAAKQEAFVDQRMRIAESGDYDRWARAAAESYQMIYRQPVRSEYRDLAMPVMIAVGAEDRSVVMKGYGDPARTAGMGNFPVLARAACAEVRNCAVTVIENSGHIPHLEQADAFLAALNGFLK